From one Marmota flaviventris isolate mMarFla1 chromosome 1, mMarFla1.hap1, whole genome shotgun sequence genomic stretch:
- the Gnl3 gene encoding guanine nucleotide-binding protein-like 3 isoform X2 has protein sequence MTCHKRYKIQKKVREHHRKLRREAKKRGHKKPRKDPGIPNSAPFKEALLREAELRKQQLEELKQQQKLDRQKEQEKKRKLETNPVGEPSDVEPVEELEQCKTKKAKLSKQHPKKLYCQELKKVIEASDVLLEVLDARDPLGCRCPQVEDAIVQSGHKKLVLVLNKSDLIPRDNLESWLNYLKKELPTVVFKASTYLKDKGKITKMKKKAVPLKRKVCFGKECLLKLLGGFQETYGRAIHVGVIGFPNVGKSSIINSLKKERICNVGVSMGLTRNMQIVPLDKQITIIDSPSLIVSPLNSLTALALRSPASIETVKPMEAASAILSQADARQVVLHYTVPDYKNSLELFTKLAQRRGLHQKGGSPNVERAARLLWSEWTGDSLSYYCHPPTSWTPPPHFNESIVAGMKRGLNLEELEKSNAHSIEAIKGPRLAKSILFQSSGLTNGIIEEKDIPEELPRQRERKQEEGKDNEDMVSEEEIVDYEEADEKISDMPPIEEKREPPPPEESTAGESASSLNLDKMTQEDDAYDFSTDYV, from the exons ATGACTTGTCATAAGCGGTATAAAATCCAAAAAAAG gtTCGGGAGCATCATCGGAAATTGAGAAGGGAGGCTAAAAAACGGGGTCACAAAAAGCCTAGGAAAGACCCAGGAATTCCAAATAGTGCTCCTTTTAAGGAAGCTCTTCTTAGGGAAGCTGAGCTAAGGAAACAGCAG CTGGAAGAACTAAAACAACAGCAGAAACTTGATAGGCAGaaggaacaagaaaagaaaagaaaacttgaaactAATCCTGTTGGTGAGCCATCTGATGTGGAACCTGTGGAG GAATTGGAACAATGCAAAACTAAGAAAGCCAAGTTGAGCAAACAGCACCCAAAGAAGTTATATTGTCAGGAACTTAAAAAG GTGATTGAAGCCTCAGATGTTTTGCTAGAAGTGTTGGATGCCAGAGATCCTCTTGGTTGTAGGTGTCCTCAGGTAGAAGATGCTATTGTCCAGAGTGGACATAAAAAGCTGGTACTTGTATTAAATAAATCAG ATCTAATACCAAGGGACAATTTGGAGAGCTGGCtaaattatttgaagaaagaatTGCCAACAGTGGTGTTTAAAGCCTCAACATACCTGAAGGACAAAGGGAAGATAACCAAG ATGAAGAAGAAAGCTGTTCCACTCAAACGTAAAGTGTGCTTTGGCAAAGAATGCCTCTTGAAACTTCTTGGAGGTTTTCAGGAGACTTATGGCAGAGCTATTCACGTTGGAGTAATTG gtttcCCAAATGTAGGGAAGAGCAGCATCATTAACAGCTTAAAAAAAGAGCGGATATGTAATGTTGGTGTTTCCATGGGTCTTACAAG gaaCATGCAGATTGTTCCCTTGGACAAACAGATCACAATCATAGATAGTCCAAGTTTGATTGTGTCACCACTTAACTCCTTAACTGCACTTGCTCTGCGGAGTCCAGCAAGTATTGAAACAGTAAAACCAATGGAGGCTGCCAGTGCCATCCTGTCCCAGGCTGATGCTCGACAG GTTGTACTGCATTATACTGTCCCAGACTATAAGAATTCTCTGGAATTGTTTACTAAACTTGCTCAGAGGAGAGGTCTGCACCAAAAAGGTGGAAGCCCAAATGTTGAACGTGCTGCCAGACTACTGTGGTCTGAGTGGACAGG cgACTCGTTAAGTTACTATTGTCATCCCCCAACTTCCTGGACTCCTCCTCCACATTTTAATGAAAGTATTGTGGCGGGCATGAAAAGGGGCTTAAATCTTGAGGAACTGGAAAAGAGCAATGCACATAGCATAGAAG cCATCAAGGGCCCTCGTTTAGCCAAGAGCATACTTTTCCAGTCTTCGGGTCTGACAAATGgaataatagaggaaaaggacATACCTGAAGAATTAccaagacagagagaaagaaaacaggaggaggggaaggacaaTGAAGACATGGTCAGTGAGGAAGAGATTGTTGACTATGAAGAAGCTGAT GAAAAGATCTCAGACATGCCTCCTatagaagagaaaagagagccaCCACCACCTGAGGAATCTACAGCAG gtGAATCTGCAAGCTCTTTAAACTTGGATAAAATGACTCAAGAAGATGATGCTTATGATTTTAGCACAGATTATGTGTAA
- the Spcs1 gene encoding signal peptidase complex subunit 1 codes for MPRGGATVYPGSADTSVSGAAAITQRGSVRPPGDTRPQTLKAELQCPSLSLCSPPTKSTMLEHLSSLPTQMDYKGQKLAEQMFQGIILFSAIVGFIYGYVAEQFGWTVYIVMAGFAFSCLLTLPPWPIYRRHPLKWLPVQDSCTEDKKPGDRKIKRHAKNN; via the exons ATGCCGCGGGGCGGGGCCACGGTCTATCCCGGCTCGGCGGACACATCCGTTTCCGGGGCCGCAGCCATCACACAGCGCGGCTCTGTTCGCCCTCCGGGCGACACACGTCCTCAGACTCTGAAAGCTGAGCTTCAGTGTCCGTCGCTCTCGCTCTGCTCTCCGCCTACTAAGTCGACCATGCTGGAACATCTGAGCTCGCTGCCCACACAGATG GATTATAAGGGCCAGAAGCTAGCTGAACAGATGTTTCAGggaattattcttttttctgcA ATAGTTGGATTTATCTACGGGTACGTGGCTGAACAGTTCGGATGGACGGTCTATATAGTTATGGCCGGATTTGCTTTTTCCTGTTTG CTGACACTTCCTCCATGGCCCATCTATCGCCGACATCCCCTCAAGTGGTTACCTGTTCAAGACTCATGCACAGAAGACAAGAAACCAGGGGACAGAAAAATTAAGAGGCATGCTAAAAATAACTGA
- the Glt8d1 gene encoding glycosyltransferase 8 domain-containing protein 1, with protein MSFRKVNIVILVLAVVLFLLVLHHNFLGLSSLLRNEVSDSGILGLQPIDFVPNAPRQAVERRQEEIPVVIAASEDRLGGAIAAMNSIQHNTRSSVIFYIVTLNDTADHLRSWLKSGSLKNIRYKIVNFDTKLLEGKVKEDPDQGESMKPLTFARFYLPIFIPSAKKAIYMDDDVIVQGDILALYNTPLKPGHAAAFSEDCDSTSTKVVIRGAGNQYNYIGYLDYKKERIRKLSMKASTCSFNPGVFVANLTEWKRQNITNQLEKWMKLNVEEGLYSRTLAGSITTPPLLIVFYQQHSTIDPMWNVRHLGSSAGKRYSPQFVKAAKLLHWNGHFKPWGRTASYTDVWEKWYIPDPTGKFSLIRRHMEIANIK; from the exons atgTCATTCCGTAAAG TAAACATCGTCATTTTGGTCCTGGCTGTTGTTCTCTTCTTACTGGTTTTGCACCATAACTTCCTTGGACTGAGCAGTTTACTAAGGAATGAGGTTTCAG ATTCAGGAATTCTGGGGCTTCAGCCCATAGATTTTGTTCCAAATGCTCCCCGACAAGCAGTTGAGAGGAGACAAGAGGAGATTCCTGTGGTCATTGCAGCATCTGAAGACAGGCTCGGGGGAGCCATTGCAGCTATGAACAGTATTCAGCACAATACTCGCTCCAGTGTGATTTTCTACATTGTTACCCTCAATGATACAGCAGACCATCTCCG gTCCTGGCTGAAAAGTGGTTCCCTGAAAAACATCAGGTACAAAATTGTGAATTTTGACACTAAACTTTTGGAAGGGAAAGTAAAGGAGGATCCTGACCAGGGGGAGTCCATGAAACCA ctAACCTTTGCAAGGTTCTACTTGCCAATTTTCATTCCCAGTGCAAAGAAGGCCATTTACATGGATGATGATGTAATTGTGCAAG GTGATATTCTTGCCCTGTACAATACACCACTGAAACCAGGACATGCAGCTGCATTCTCAGAAGATTGTGATTCAACCTCTACTAAAGTTGTCATCCGTGGAGCAGGGAACCAA TACAATTACATTGGCTATCTTGactataaaaaggaaagaatccGTAAACTTTCCATGAAAGCCAGTACCTGCTCATTTAATCCCGGAGTTTTCGTTGCAAACCTGACAGAATGGAAACGACAGAATATAACCAACCAGTtggaaaaatggatgaaactcaATGTTGA AGAGGGATTGTACAGCAGAACACTGGCTGGCAGCATCACAACACCACCTTTGCTTATTGTATTCTACCAGCAGCATTCCACCATTGATCCTATGTGGAATGTCCGTCATCTTG GTTCCAGTGCTGGAAAACGGTATTCACCTCAGTTTGTAAAGGCTGCCAAGTTACTCCATTGGAATGGACACTTTAAACCATGGGGAAGAACTGCTTCATATACTGATGTTTGGGAAAAATGGTATATTCCAGATCCAACAGGCAAATTCAGCCTAATCCGAAGACATATGGAGATCGCAAACATAAAGTAA
- the Gnl3 gene encoding guanine nucleotide-binding protein-like 3 isoform X1: MKRPKLKKASKRMTCHKRYKIQKKVREHHRKLRREAKKRGHKKPRKDPGIPNSAPFKEALLREAELRKQQLEELKQQQKLDRQKEQEKKRKLETNPVGEPSDVEPVEELEQCKTKKAKLSKQHPKKLYCQELKKVIEASDVLLEVLDARDPLGCRCPQVEDAIVQSGHKKLVLVLNKSDLIPRDNLESWLNYLKKELPTVVFKASTYLKDKGKITKMKKKAVPLKRKVCFGKECLLKLLGGFQETYGRAIHVGVIGFPNVGKSSIINSLKKERICNVGVSMGLTRNMQIVPLDKQITIIDSPSLIVSPLNSLTALALRSPASIETVKPMEAASAILSQADARQVVLHYTVPDYKNSLELFTKLAQRRGLHQKGGSPNVERAARLLWSEWTGDSLSYYCHPPTSWTPPPHFNESIVAGMKRGLNLEELEKSNAHSIEAIKGPRLAKSILFQSSGLTNGIIEEKDIPEELPRQRERKQEEGKDNEDMVSEEEIVDYEEADEKISDMPPIEEKREPPPPEESTAGESASSLNLDKMTQEDDAYDFSTDYV, encoded by the exons ATGAAGCGGCCGA aGTTGAAGAAAGCAAGTAAACGCATGACTTGTCATAAGCGGTATAAAATCCAAAAAAAG gtTCGGGAGCATCATCGGAAATTGAGAAGGGAGGCTAAAAAACGGGGTCACAAAAAGCCTAGGAAAGACCCAGGAATTCCAAATAGTGCTCCTTTTAAGGAAGCTCTTCTTAGGGAAGCTGAGCTAAGGAAACAGCAG CTGGAAGAACTAAAACAACAGCAGAAACTTGATAGGCAGaaggaacaagaaaagaaaagaaaacttgaaactAATCCTGTTGGTGAGCCATCTGATGTGGAACCTGTGGAG GAATTGGAACAATGCAAAACTAAGAAAGCCAAGTTGAGCAAACAGCACCCAAAGAAGTTATATTGTCAGGAACTTAAAAAG GTGATTGAAGCCTCAGATGTTTTGCTAGAAGTGTTGGATGCCAGAGATCCTCTTGGTTGTAGGTGTCCTCAGGTAGAAGATGCTATTGTCCAGAGTGGACATAAAAAGCTGGTACTTGTATTAAATAAATCAG ATCTAATACCAAGGGACAATTTGGAGAGCTGGCtaaattatttgaagaaagaatTGCCAACAGTGGTGTTTAAAGCCTCAACATACCTGAAGGACAAAGGGAAGATAACCAAG ATGAAGAAGAAAGCTGTTCCACTCAAACGTAAAGTGTGCTTTGGCAAAGAATGCCTCTTGAAACTTCTTGGAGGTTTTCAGGAGACTTATGGCAGAGCTATTCACGTTGGAGTAATTG gtttcCCAAATGTAGGGAAGAGCAGCATCATTAACAGCTTAAAAAAAGAGCGGATATGTAATGTTGGTGTTTCCATGGGTCTTACAAG gaaCATGCAGATTGTTCCCTTGGACAAACAGATCACAATCATAGATAGTCCAAGTTTGATTGTGTCACCACTTAACTCCTTAACTGCACTTGCTCTGCGGAGTCCAGCAAGTATTGAAACAGTAAAACCAATGGAGGCTGCCAGTGCCATCCTGTCCCAGGCTGATGCTCGACAG GTTGTACTGCATTATACTGTCCCAGACTATAAGAATTCTCTGGAATTGTTTACTAAACTTGCTCAGAGGAGAGGTCTGCACCAAAAAGGTGGAAGCCCAAATGTTGAACGTGCTGCCAGACTACTGTGGTCTGAGTGGACAGG cgACTCGTTAAGTTACTATTGTCATCCCCCAACTTCCTGGACTCCTCCTCCACATTTTAATGAAAGTATTGTGGCGGGCATGAAAAGGGGCTTAAATCTTGAGGAACTGGAAAAGAGCAATGCACATAGCATAGAAG cCATCAAGGGCCCTCGTTTAGCCAAGAGCATACTTTTCCAGTCTTCGGGTCTGACAAATGgaataatagaggaaaaggacATACCTGAAGAATTAccaagacagagagaaagaaaacaggaggaggggaaggacaaTGAAGACATGGTCAGTGAGGAAGAGATTGTTGACTATGAAGAAGCTGAT GAAAAGATCTCAGACATGCCTCCTatagaagagaaaagagagccaCCACCACCTGAGGAATCTACAGCAG gtGAATCTGCAAGCTCTTTAAACTTGGATAAAATGACTCAAGAAGATGATGCTTATGATTTTAGCACAGATTATGTGTAA